The following are encoded in a window of Urocitellus parryii isolate mUroPar1 chromosome 7, mUroPar1.hap1, whole genome shotgun sequence genomic DNA:
- the LOC144255794 gene encoding uncharacterized protein LOC144255794 → MMWSTRCVQQSLPGRRLLPQCCSVNKALSDPERCPILSAASEQGAGFRDPEEFYFSAVRGSPQITAVGLQALLLPRTPGDPAMQGPKLLRAGLAAGNQEMAGFHSVAGISFTIVIPLPQPPDHWIYQGLLSPLSWTTAASFDSSQYEASSILDQALTSFPVLPSCRQTFGDYSSHDYETLTFRDVAIDFSEEEWECLDFAQQNLYREVMLETYSNLVFVAMTSHRPQEISPEQRIKEGEGRYGKSALDYLPLRKQWENIEKTYQCEECNTLENFTQHHSVHTGDTPCKRKECDKTNKSSNLICHQCTYPLEMPHICKQICEAFSQNPSLKNHQRIHTGKKIYKCKVCGKSFNHKSSFTEHQRIHTGEKPYTCNVCGKAFRRKSHLEGHNRIHTGEKPYNCKGCGKAFKRKSHLHRHNRIHTGEKPYKCRECGKSFNQKSSLTQHQRLHTGEKPYNCNTCGKSFHQKPSLNRHQRIHTGEKPYNCKVCGKIFTTTNTHLDCHNRIYTGEKPYKC, encoded by the exons CGCTGTCCGATCCTGAGCGCTGTCCAATCCTGAGCGCAGCCAGCGAGCAAGGGGCGGGCTTCCGCGATCCGGAAGAGTTTTATTTCTCTGCGGTCCGCGGTTCCCCTCAGATTACTGCAGTTGGACTCCAGGCTTTGCTCCTGCCCAGGACCCCAGGTGACCCTGCCATGCAGGGGCCGAAGCTCCTCAGGGCAGGCTTGGCTGCTGGGaaccaggaaatg gcagggtttcactcagttgctgggatcagcttcacaattgtgatccccctacctcagcctccagaccactggatatatcag GGTCTTTTAAGTCCTCTGTCCTGGACCACAGCTGCTTCATTTGATTCCTCACAGTATGAAGCTTCCAGCATCTTGGACCAAGCTCTTACCAGTTTCCCAGTGTTGCCATCCTGCAGGCAAACATTTGGtgactattcctcccatgattaT gagacattgacattcagggatgtggccattgatttctctgaggaggaatgggaatgcctggattttgctcagcagaatttatatagagaagtgatgttggagacCTACAGCAACCTggtctttgtgg ccatgacttctcatcGTCCTCAAGAAATTTCACCAGAGCAAAGAataaaagagggagagggaagataTGGAAAGTCGGCCCTAGATTATTtaccactaagaaaacaatgggaaaatatag agaagacctACCAATGTGAAGAATGCAACACACTCGAGaactttactcaacatcacagtgttcatacAGGAGATACGCCATGCAAAcgcaaagaatgtgacaaaactaATAAAAGCTCcaatcttatttgtcaccagtgCACATACCCTCTAGAGATGCCCCACATATGTAAACAAATTTGTGAAGCTTTTAGTCAAAATCCAAGCCTTAAAaatcaccagagaattcatactggaaagaagatctacaaatgtaaagtgtgtggcaagagttttaatcatAAATCATCATTTACTgagcaccagcgaatccacactggagagaaaccctacacCTGTAATgtatgtggcaaagcttttagaaGAAAGTCACATCTTGAgggccacaacaggattcatactggagaaaagccctacaacTGTAAAggatgtggcaaagcttttaaaagAAAGTCACATCTTCatcgccacaacaggattcatactggagagaagccctacaaatgtagagaatgtggcaagagttttaatcaaaaatcatcacttactcagcaccagcgactccacactggagagaagccctacaactGTAACACATGTGGCAAAAGTTTTCATCAAAAACCATCACTTAATCGGcaccagagaatccacactggagagaagccctacaattgtaaagtgtgtggcaaaattTTTACTACTACAAACACACATCTTGATTGCCACAACAGgatttatactggagagaagccctacaaatgttaA